The Canis lupus familiaris isolate Mischka breed German Shepherd chromosome 27, alternate assembly UU_Cfam_GSD_1.0, whole genome shotgun sequence genome window below encodes:
- the LOC119869241 gene encoding beta-citrylglutamate synthase B-like, with protein sequence MMCSLSEQGKQLAIQVSNILGMDVCGIDLLMKDDGSFCVCEANANVGFIAFDKACNLDVAGIIADYAASLLPSGRLTRRMSLLSVVSTASETSEPELGPPASTAVDNMSASSSSVDSDPESTERELLTKLPGGVFNMNQLIANEIKLLVE encoded by the coding sequence ATGATGTGCTCGTTGAGTGAACAAGGAAAGCAGCTAGCTATCCAGGTGTCTAATATCCTAGGGATGGATGTGTGTGGCATTGACCTATTGATGAAAGATGACGGCTCCTTCTGTGTCTGCGAGGCCAATGCAAATGTAGGTTTCATCGCCTTTGATAAGGCTTGTAATCTAGATGTAGCTGGTATCATAGCGGACTATGccgcctccctcctgccctctggcCGGCTCACCCGGCGTATGTCCCTGCTCTCCGTGGTGTCCACGGCCAGTGAGACTAGTGAGCCGGAGCTGGGTCCCCCAGCCAGCACTGCTGTCGACAACATGAGCGCAAGTTCCAGCTCTGTTGACAGCGACCCTGAAAGCACGGAGCGAGAGCTACTCACCAAGCTCCCAGGGGGCGTATTCAACATGAACCAGCTGATAGCCAATGAAATCAAACTCCTGGTGGAGTGA